The Mastacembelus armatus chromosome 20, fMasArm1.2, whole genome shotgun sequence DNA segment ATTAATCAACGGTACTTTACCTTGCCCTGCTTTAGGGGgtagtttttaattttatcaaTGTGAATCACTATCTATAGTTGCTTCATCTGGAGTTATTCCAGAGTGATGTGAAGGTAgcaggtgttttattttttgtctttatggttaatttaaatctgatgccactgaaaatcatttattttgtgaataATGTACAAATATTGAAAGAAAAGCAGACTTTGGGTGTGAAACTGAGCCAGTCTTGACATAGACCAGGTGAGTGTCTGGACTGCTGAGATATCTGGGTTCGGAGAGGCTTGGTGTTGGGACGCTCTCTGCATGTATATTGGTTTGTTAATGGGAGAGCCACGAGAGGCAGAAATTACTAGAAATTCCTCTCAAGACATTGATCTCATTCAGATGTTCAGTACATTGCTTGACATACTGTCAGTTTATGTATCTGACAGATATTTTTGCAGAATCACAGCATAGTAGCAATTTGTGTTAATTTAATGTAGGGTCTTCTAATTATAGCTTTTCATTTTGCTCTCACTGAGTGAAATTCAGTATGACAACATTTGCAATGGCTAATATCTCTTTAACGTACAAtaggtaaatgtttttttccagatgGGGTTCACTACATTGTTAATGCAGTGTTTCAAGTTTTAGTGTTTATCTTTTGTCTTGAGTTTGGCTTTGGGGGCTTTTACTTGCAAAGAGGTTGGAGGGAAAGGGTCAGAAGTCCTAGGGTCAAGGGTTAGAGCTCATACAAGACTGTAACTAGTGAATTTGTACAACCAAAGAAGTCTATTTTGTGGTTCAGGAATAAtaaattttacttttcatttaagAAATGACTCATAGTgttgtgtcttttgtttgtgATTTATGTACAAACCACAAATTACATATGAAAGATTACATGTGGAAAGACGaccaagagaagaaaaaaaaaattaaggactttttttaaaaagggaaatTACGCTGCACTCGTGGATGTCATAGTTCATGGACTTTAGTTTATCCATAAGACTCACTTGACAACTGGAAGATGTTTTTGTTGTCCAGACCCAGCGGATGAGTTCCTCTGCACTGGAGTAACAGGTGGCACCCTGCTGTTCCTCTGAAGGGGAAGAAATCAAACGTTGTATTTTAACAGTTACTGGTTCTAACCACTTAGATCAAATGAGGAAAAATCTGCATTAAAGCAGCTGTTAAAAGGAAGATACATACTCTTTTCAGCGCCCTGTAGCGAGCATTGTAGAAGGACTCAGCACTGCGGTCATCAGTCCGAAGTTCGTTCTCTAGCAGCTCTGAAGACTTCTGGCAGTACTCTTTCTGAAAATATCAGGAAATTGTGTTTATAAACATTACTCACATTCTATTACAGCTCAACACAATCAATATCAGTTCAGTATGATAATGCACAGCAATTTTTAAATTCTACTTGTGAAATACAATGTTAGCCTAAAAATTAAATGCTACCAAAAGTTTGGGAACCCTATTAAGAGTACTTACTTAGTAAAACCATAACCAGAAACTATGTTAAAATACATTCTCATTTTAATATCTGTCTGCCTTTGGGGTTATATTATCTTTTCTTCTcctaaaatcaacaaaatatgtGGTATACAGTATGACAAACTCACTTGTTCAAGGGTCTTATCCACAGTTaactccagctcctcctcaggTAACATGAAAGTCTGCTTATACCAGATTTCAAATTCTGACACATGAGAAATGGACTACTATGAGTAACCTTGACTGCCAATAATGTTCAAGTTGTGTAAGTTTTATGATCTATCAGGTAGGcagtatacatacatatatatatatatatatataaatataaatataaatataaatataagacTTTAAAGAACTGACCAGAGAGCAGACGCACTCTGCACTGATCCACGAGGTGTTGACAGTAATTGACCTCTGCCTTGATGTCGCGCAGCGCCTCATATCTCTGCTGGTACTGGGCTTTCAGCTCTTTGATCTTCAATAACAAACTGGCATCTGGCTCTGACAcaaattgataaaaaaaattatatatatatataaacatctTCAAGCTTACAGGTATTTTGTCAGGCACTTCAGTCAAGTCTTCACAAGTAGTTAATAGTGTTTCTAATGTCTATATTTCTTGTTTCCATATGTGACGTGTGCCCAGGTTTTGGGTTATCCATTCAATCACCAGTCAAATCTGTCACAACAATCCTGTCCTGTACTTGTATCCTTAACTGGATCACACTTCAGAATATAAAAAGCTTTGACAGAAGCACACTGCataaataaagtccagatttaGAGTCATGGGATCATTAAGAGCACCAAAGAAGAAATCAAACATCTGCCACTGTGTTGCTGACCAAAACATGACATATGCAAAGTACCTTGGGTTTCTCgcttttctttttgctgctgtATGGTAGCGGTTGTGCAATCAATCTCTTTCTTGATGCTGTTGATCTCTTCTGTGAGCTGTCGAAGAAGACCGTGGCGTTCCAGCAGCACAGCCTTGTTCTCTTTAAGGATACTGTTAATCGTGCTGCCTTGTCCCACTTTAAAGTCCTCAAATGCATCTGCTTTGGATGGAGGAGTCCTGGGGAGGCCAGGagataaaacattgttttcacaCTATAGGACTGGTGTCTGAGCATTTCATTGATATCACTATATTTATATCATACACATACTGAAGGGGTTCATTGCCAGGTAGTTGTGACTCCTGTGTGTCCGTGGTCATTGTATCTAGCTCTTGAGACTCCTGTTCCCTGTCAGGTGTCTGGATAGAGCTCAGCTTTGATTTGGATTCACTCTCCAGTCGCTTCCTTGAGGCAGGACTCCCTTCTCCTTGTCTCTTGTTTTGGCTGGATTATTACATTGAGTGTACCATTTGTGAAACCAAAGAACATGACAGAACATAACAGAACAtgtaaaagaaagaacaagcaaatggaaaaaaaataaataaaaagattgcGTGAGACATCAAAGAtgatacataaaaaaaaaaaaaaaagaaagcagctgGAATTGGCCTGGCAATAAATGCAGTAACTAATATGTGACAAAGATAAATCCAATGCTAAACTGTGAtgaagagtgtgtgttcatatgcTTTCACTGTAGACAAATCTGTAGCATTCACCCTCCAAACTCTGGCCACAAACAGCAATGACAGAAATTCACACACCAACCTACCACTTCACTGCATGGCAAACTATGAAATCACTATCACCATGCACTTCTATAGAGTGTGCCATTAACACCTTTGTTCCCACTTTGATGTTTGGCGACATGCATTACAATATCTCTCCGCAGGCACATCTGGTGAAAAAGTAGGAACTACTAATCAAACTGAAAGTAACTCAGGGTTTGGTACATTATCTTTAATTGCTTAGAAATCGAACTCAGTGATTTTGTCAAAGGACCATAAACATGTTTGCAGTGACTGTCAAAGCTCTATTAGCTCCCTGTGTAAAACAGCGGAGAAAAGTAACTTGTCATGGTTGTTAGTTCTAACTCTGACCATGCTATACTGAGCAGGGAACAGTCCCCCTTGTGTCCTCCGACCTTCTACATGACACATCGCATAACCACAAGGACACACCTTCTCCCATAGCTGCTCCCCAGCTCTGTTGTATTATTgaagtatgctgacacagagGCCTCCGACAGAATCTTACGGCATAGTTACTTTTTAATGACCTCCCAGCCAGTCACTTTCAATGACGATTACACAAAATCTATGTTTCTGCCCAATATTAGACTTAATGGGAAAATTAACATATTTGcattattatgaaaaaaatactACTTTACTAGTTTTAATCTAAATTTCAACTTACATCTGTTTGTCCCTGGACTTCACAATTTTGGATTTAGTCAAACTCGGATGCGGCGTCTGCTTCTGTGACTCAGCACACACATCTGAACCGCCAGCCTCCGCATCCTCACTGCAGTCTTTGCTATCCCACTCCTAAAGAATTTACAGCACAACAACTGATCAAACCTCAGCCACAATGAACCGTTCACTAAAGAGGCTTTCATTGGTACTACAGGCAAACAATTTACTGGTAAAATTGATCATTTACATGATGTGCCTTTAGTTAATACCTTGAGAGAAGATGTGTTAGCACTCTGATCTTTCTCAACCAAGTTGTACATCTGGCATAGCTGAGTCTTCACCATCTGCCTCTGTTCCCTgctcacatacaaacataaataataaattgttcCTAAATTTGTGTAAATATACACTGTATGTACTGGAGACTTCACAAAGTAGATGATACTCACTGCACAACAAGCTTGAACTGGGCAAACACAGCTTGGACCTGCCTGATACTTATGATCTGTagaccaggaaaaaaaaaaaaaaacgttttagAATGAAAACTACAATAAAACGCATCAGAAAGTATTAATAGCTGTGTTCTTTATGATGgtcttacatttatttccttcaGGCGTCCATCTAGGTACATCTGAACCTGACTGTTGATCTCAGCCAGCTGGGCTTCAGACAATGGCTCATATGTGATGTTTGGCCGGTTCACCTGGTGTAAGGTGAACGATTAAatttaatgtgtatgtgtaacaATGTGTAACATGGGGCACTTGGATTGGAGTAGTGAGACATACTGCAAACCTaaatcaacgtgtctcttagaccccatcctgactagactgtttaaagacaccctgccattaattatctcatctttattagacttggtaaatttatctctagtatcaggttacgtaccacaggcctttaagactgcagtaatcaaacctttactcaaaaagcctagtcttgatccaggagttttggctaattatagaccaatatccaaacTATCTTATTACAGATACTGGaccatgtgactggtatcagaggaacagcattaaaacgtgtccaatcctatttatcggacagattccagtttgttcatgtcgatgatgaaccttccacccGCACgaaagttagttatggagttccacaaggttctatgctaggaccgattctgttcaccttgtacatgcttcctttaggtaatgttattaggaagcactctattaattaccactgctatgcagatgacactcagttgtatctatgtatgaaacctgttaacacaaaccacttAACCAGACTTCAGGTGTGtcaaactgacataaaggcctggatgatcagtaactttctacttttaaattcagagaaaacagaagttattgcatttgggcctaaaaacctcctgacaggaactagcaagagagatcatatttcccgtatattagcttctcttcattggctccctgtaagatacagaatagaatttaaaatcctttttctgacatacaaatcccttcatgataaagctccttcat contains these protein-coding regions:
- the kif9 gene encoding kinesin-like protein KIF9 isoform X1, with product MKAHSSEVGVFVRIRPTANFAVGLIECLPGGQRVNIYHRKESRKLKDSKNGQPNSWSFQLDGILQDVSQEEVYTQVCRRVVQGALDGYNGTVMCFGQTGAGKTYTMSGSTKSYKQRGIIPRALQEVFQEVEKRTEYSISVHMSYLEIYNETLVDLLSPLHGASHRSHRGKLVIDEVGREVFIRGLSLHPVHSEEVALNLLFEGEMNRIIGSHALNRNSSRSHCIFTIHIESRSRTLSAATYVTSKLNLVDLAGSERVGKTGSEGQMFKEATYINKSLSFLEQVILALADRRRDHVPFRQTKLTHVLKDSLGGNCNTVLVANIYGEAAQIEETLSALRFAHRMKGVKTDPAVNKHLDPALQIKELQKEVQMLKDELSIHNTLVNRPNITYEPLSEAQLAEINSQVQMYLDGRLKEINIISIRQVQAVFAQFKLVVHREQRQMVKTQLCQMYNLVEKDQSANTSSLKEWDSKDCSEDAEAGGSDVCAESQKQTPHPSLTKSKIVKSRDKQIQNKRQGEGSPASRKRLESESKSKLSSIQTPDREQESQELDTMTTDTQESQLPGNEPLQTPPSKADAFEDFKVGQGSTINSILKENKAVLLERHGLLRQLTEEINSIKKEIDCTTATIQQQKEKRETQEPDASLLLKIKELKAQYQQRYEALRDIKAEVNYCQHLVDQCRVRLLSEFEIWYKQTFMLPEEELELTVDKTLEQKEYCQKSSELLENELRTDDRSAESFYNARYRALKRRNSRVPPVTPVQRNSSAGSGQQKHLPVVK
- the kif9 gene encoding kinesin-like protein KIF9 isoform X3, with amino-acid sequence MKAHSSEVGVFVRIRPTANFAVGLIECLPGGQRVNIYHRKESRKLKDSKNGQPNSWSFQLDGILQDVSQEEVYTQVCRRVVQGALDGYNGTVMCFGQTGAGKTYTMSGSTKSYKQRGIIPRALQEVFQEVEKRTEYSISVHMSYLEIYNETLVDLLSPLHGASHRSHRGKLVIDEVGREVFIRGLSLHPVHSEEVALNLLFEGEMNRIIGSHALNRNSSRSHCIFTIHIESRSRTLSAATYVTSKLNLVDLAGSERVGKTGSEGQMFKEATYINKSLSFLEQVILALADRRRDHVPFRQTKLTHVLKDSLGGNCNTVLVANIYGEAAQIEETLQIKELQKEVQMLKDELSIHNTLVNRPNITYEPLSEAQLAEINSQVQMYLDGRLKEINIISIRQVQAVFAQFKLVVHREQRQMVKTQLCQMYNLVEKDQSANTSSLKEWDSKDCSEDAEAGGSDVCAESQKQTPHPSLTKSKIVKSRDKQIQNKRQGEGSPASRKRLESESKSKLSSIQTPDREQESQELDTMTTDTQESQLPGNEPLQTPPSKADAFEDFKVGQGSTINSILKENKAVLLERHGLLRQLTEEINSIKKEIDCTTATIQQQKEKRETQEPDASLLLKIKELKAQYQQRYEALRDIKAEVNYCQHLVDQCRVRLLSEFEIWYKQTFMLPEEELELTVDKTLEQKEYCQKSSELLENELRTDDRSAESFYNARYRALKRRNSRVPPVTPVQRNSSAGSGQQKHLPVVK
- the kif9 gene encoding kinesin-like protein KIF9 isoform X2 → MKAHSSEVGVFVRIRPTANFAVGLIECLPGGQRVNIYHRKESRKLKDSKNGQPNSWSFQLDGILQDVSQEEVYTQVCRRVVQGALDGYNGTVMCFGQTGAGKTYTMSGSTKSYKQRGIIPRALQEVFQEVEKRTEYSISVHMSYLEIYNETLVDLLSPLHGASHRSHRGKLVIDEVGREVFIRGLSLHPVHSEEVALNLLFEGEMNRIIGSHALNRNSSRSHCIFTIHIESRSRTLSAATYVTSKLNLVDLAGSERVGKTGSEGQMFKEATYINKSLSFLEQVILALADRRRDHVPFRQTKLTHVLKDSLGGNCNTVLVANIYGEAAQIEETLSALRFAHRMKGVKTDPAVNKHLDPALQIKELQKEVQMLKDELSIHNTLVNRPNITYEPLSEAQLAEINSQVQMYLDGRLKEINIISIRQVQAVFAQFKLVVQEQRQMVKTQLCQMYNLVEKDQSANTSSLKEWDSKDCSEDAEAGGSDVCAESQKQTPHPSLTKSKIVKSRDKQIQNKRQGEGSPASRKRLESESKSKLSSIQTPDREQESQELDTMTTDTQESQLPGNEPLQTPPSKADAFEDFKVGQGSTINSILKENKAVLLERHGLLRQLTEEINSIKKEIDCTTATIQQQKEKRETQEPDASLLLKIKELKAQYQQRYEALRDIKAEVNYCQHLVDQCRVRLLSEFEIWYKQTFMLPEEELELTVDKTLEQKEYCQKSSELLENELRTDDRSAESFYNARYRALKRRNSRVPPVTPVQRNSSAGSGQQKHLPVVK